Proteins from a single region of Verrucomicrobiales bacterium:
- a CDS encoding protease modulator HflK, protein MSNTNPSKIMAAGAVSLLLTGAADIALSLHSHSATGRVGACMAAIGALVALTNWMQLRLQEREKRERREFESVQHQKAGSALFSETQQTFRAEQARASFDRWIAPLLTLLIGLTQIGLCLWLWRLRSSFKPLLADRVGLALAVFGLLSLILFLFGKYALIKARYEGIRSLKPVANFVLLLAFLNGLSAVAAGCHWAGIPQADGLLATGFIGLLGLLGLETGIHLVLGFYRPRSQRSEAPPVYESRLLGLLTEPETLFHTAAQSLDYQFGFKVSETWFYRYLEQRLVGLVALQLAVVWISTTLVMIEPHQEGVRERFGQVNTQQTTLGPGLHFKLPWPIDHIEIRPTRQLQQINLGFLPDPELQKEKTLLWTRSHYKEEFNLLVATQDEIPVSSSSSQEQSVPVNLITVSIPMQFQVTNLLQWAYRHANGVQLLESLATREVVRYLVTVDVHHLMSYGRLEAAESLRRSIQAEAERHQLGVEILFLGLQDIHPPVEVVSAYEGVIGATQERETKILKAQGYQAEHVPMARAEAFKKVESAQGERRSQILSSAAKSERFRHQLAAWNASPDVYARHAYHETFHRATEGARKFVLMTTNLHEHYWLNFEDKLRPDLLDVTVPPSRKPSERN, encoded by the coding sequence ATGAGTAACACCAACCCTTCCAAAATCATGGCAGCCGGAGCGGTAAGCCTTTTGCTCACCGGCGCCGCCGATATCGCGCTCTCGCTTCACAGTCACTCCGCCACCGGCCGAGTCGGGGCCTGCATGGCCGCCATCGGAGCCCTCGTCGCCTTGACGAACTGGATGCAACTCCGCCTCCAGGAACGTGAGAAACGGGAACGGCGGGAGTTTGAATCGGTTCAGCACCAAAAAGCTGGAAGCGCGCTGTTCAGTGAAACTCAGCAAACCTTCCGAGCCGAGCAAGCTCGGGCCAGCTTTGATCGCTGGATCGCACCCCTTCTCACCCTCCTGATTGGCCTGACCCAGATTGGGCTGTGCCTCTGGCTGTGGCGCCTGCGATCGTCCTTTAAGCCACTGCTCGCCGACCGCGTCGGGCTGGCTCTGGCAGTCTTTGGCCTTCTCAGCCTGATTCTCTTCCTATTCGGAAAGTATGCCCTCATCAAAGCCCGCTATGAGGGAATTCGCTCATTGAAGCCGGTGGCGAACTTCGTGCTCTTGCTCGCCTTCTTGAACGGCCTAAGCGCTGTCGCTGCCGGCTGCCACTGGGCTGGAATTCCCCAAGCGGATGGGCTCTTAGCCACCGGTTTCATCGGACTGCTCGGACTGCTCGGCCTCGAGACCGGCATTCACCTGGTGCTCGGCTTCTATCGCCCCCGATCCCAACGATCGGAGGCTCCTCCCGTTTACGAAAGCCGGCTTCTCGGTCTGCTGACCGAACCCGAAACTCTCTTTCATACTGCCGCTCAATCGCTCGACTATCAGTTTGGGTTCAAGGTCTCCGAGACCTGGTTCTACCGATACCTCGAGCAGCGATTGGTCGGCTTGGTGGCTCTCCAGCTGGCGGTGGTCTGGATCTCGACCACCTTGGTGATGATTGAACCGCATCAGGAAGGGGTGCGTGAACGGTTCGGCCAGGTAAACACTCAGCAAACCACCCTCGGACCGGGACTCCATTTCAAGCTCCCCTGGCCGATCGACCACATCGAGATCCGTCCCACGCGCCAACTCCAGCAGATCAATCTGGGGTTCCTGCCTGACCCGGAGCTGCAGAAGGAAAAGACGCTCCTGTGGACGCGAAGCCACTACAAGGAAGAGTTCAACCTCTTGGTGGCAACTCAGGACGAAATCCCCGTGTCGTCGTCCTCTTCCCAGGAACAATCCGTCCCCGTGAACCTCATCACCGTCAGCATCCCGATGCAGTTTCAGGTGACCAACCTGCTGCAGTGGGCTTACCGCCATGCGAACGGCGTCCAGCTGCTGGAGTCGCTGGCCACCCGGGAAGTGGTCAGATACCTGGTCACGGTGGATGTTCATCACCTCATGTCCTACGGACGACTGGAGGCGGCGGAGTCGCTCCGACGTTCCATCCAAGCGGAAGCAGAACGTCACCAGTTGGGAGTGGAGATTCTCTTCCTGGGACTCCAGGACATCCATCCGCCAGTGGAGGTCGTGAGCGCTTATGAAGGGGTGATCGGAGCCACCCAGGAGCGCGAGACCAAGATTCTCAAGGCTCAGGGTTACCAGGCGGAGCACGTGCCCATGGCTCGCGCCGAGGCGTTCAAGAAGGTCGAATCAGCCCAGGGTGAGCGACGTTCACAGATCCTCTCCTCGGCCGCGAAATCCGAGCGGTTCCGTCATCAGCTGGCGGCTTGGAACGCTTCACCCGATGTCTATGCCCGACATGCCTATCATGAGACCTTCCATCGGGCCACCGAGGGAGCGCGAAAGTTCGTGCTCATGACCACCAACTTGCACGAGCACTATTGGCTCAACTTTGAGGACAAGCTCCGGCCAGATCTTCTGGACGTAACGGTCCCGCCCAGCCGAAAGCCCAGCGAACGCAACTAA
- a CDS encoding GTP-binding protein, with protein MHLTDKRIPVTVLTGFLGSGKTTLLNRILTEQHGQRIAVIENEFGEIGIDNELVINADEEIFEMNNGCICCTVRGDLIRILNNLVKRKNQLDLILIETTGLADPAPVAQTFFVDEDVKEKFRLDAIITLVDAKHVWHHIDSSKECPEQIGFADRIILNKTDLVSEADLVKVEKRIQAMNSQARVFRAQNANVPLKELLALSAFDLSEKLSVYPDFLKPELPYEWGGIYSLNAGIHTIRLQAGPDPSMGLALFGISDAGSNSWEQAKESAVHPFSAPAAQRTSGASFKPSPQLNELQLNENGGTFTVEIPSPGSYAVFTQHGPDEFGMTLSSGDQVLSPSAMESFAGHHTHDDSVTSVGISEPCPVAPDKLNEWLGTLLREKGQDIYRMKGIIHVQGQDCRFVFQGVHMLFDGRLDRPWKQQEQRCNQIVFIGKNLNRAELESGFRSCLA; from the coding sequence ATGCATCTCACAGACAAACGCATCCCGGTCACTGTGCTGACCGGCTTTCTAGGGTCCGGTAAAACCACCCTCCTCAACCGAATCCTCACCGAGCAGCACGGCCAGCGCATTGCCGTGATCGAGAATGAATTTGGAGAAATCGGCATCGACAACGAGCTGGTCATCAATGCGGACGAGGAGATCTTCGAGATGAACAATGGATGCATCTGCTGCACTGTGCGCGGCGACCTCATCCGCATTCTGAACAACCTCGTTAAGCGCAAGAACCAGCTCGACCTCATTTTGATAGAAACCACCGGGCTCGCCGATCCGGCTCCGGTGGCGCAAACCTTCTTCGTCGATGAGGACGTGAAGGAAAAATTTCGCCTGGATGCGATCATCACCCTGGTGGACGCCAAACACGTGTGGCATCACATCGACTCAAGCAAGGAGTGTCCCGAGCAGATCGGCTTCGCAGATCGGATCATTCTCAACAAGACCGACCTGGTCTCCGAGGCCGACCTCGTGAAGGTTGAAAAGCGCATCCAGGCGATGAACTCGCAGGCCCGAGTGTTTCGCGCGCAAAATGCGAATGTGCCCCTCAAGGAGCTCCTCGCTTTATCGGCCTTCGATCTGAGCGAGAAGCTGTCCGTGTATCCGGATTTTCTGAAGCCCGAACTGCCCTACGAATGGGGTGGCATCTACTCCCTGAATGCAGGGATCCATACCATTCGCCTCCAGGCGGGCCCTGACCCATCCATGGGCTTGGCCCTCTTTGGGATTTCCGATGCAGGCTCCAACAGCTGGGAGCAAGCCAAGGAGTCGGCCGTTCATCCATTCAGCGCCCCCGCCGCGCAGCGGACATCCGGGGCCTCGTTCAAACCAAGTCCGCAGCTGAACGAGCTGCAACTGAACGAGAACGGCGGCACGTTTACCGTCGAAATCCCGTCTCCCGGTTCGTACGCGGTGTTTACCCAGCATGGCCCGGATGAGTTTGGCATGACACTCTCCAGCGGAGACCAGGTCCTCAGCCCTTCGGCGATGGAGTCCTTTGCCGGCCACCACACTCACGATGACTCCGTAACCTCGGTGGGCATCAGCGAGCCCTGCCCGGTGGCTCCTGACAAACTGAACGAATGGCTGGGGACCCTGCTTCGGGAGAAGGGGCAGGACATTTATCGGATGAAGGGCATCATCCATGTGCAGGGTCAGGACTGTCGCTTTGTGTTCCAAGGAGTTCACATGCTCTTCGATGGCCGGCTGGACCGCCCGTGGAAGCAGCAGGAACAGCGCTGCAATCAGATCGTGTTCATCGGGAAGAATCTGAACCGAGCCGAGCTGGAGAGTGGTTTTCGCAGCTGTTTGGCCTAA
- a CDS encoding GTP-binding protein, translated as MRKKSISKSRLLPVTVLSGFLGAGKTTLLNHVLHNREGLRVAVIVNDMSEVNIDGALIANGGAKLSRTEEKLVEMQNGCICCTLREDLLKEVAKLAKARKFDYLLIESTGISEPLPVAETFTFTDTDGKTLSKIARLDTMVTVVDAKNFLRDFKQSDSLKKRRAALNADDERTVTDLLIDQVEFCDVIVINKTDLVTAAARKSLRAILAKLNPRARIVESEQGQVPLQEVLDTKRFDFGAAQQAPGWMKVMRGEEQPETEEYGIGSFVYRARRPFHPRRFWKFIHQTWPGLLRSKGHFWLATRMDQAGLWQQAGGTGVHQCAGFWWAAVHKKYWPTDKVSLAEIKRFSVKPHGDRRQELVFIGQQLEEKRMRSALDTCLLTDSEMERGTASWDKFPDPFPQWKQLEPVNEKKTESNS; from the coding sequence ATGCGCAAAAAGTCTATTTCCAAGTCTCGCTTACTACCCGTCACGGTGCTGTCCGGGTTTCTCGGCGCGGGCAAAACGACCCTGCTGAATCACGTCCTCCACAATAGAGAGGGACTCCGGGTCGCGGTAATCGTCAACGATATGAGTGAGGTCAACATCGACGGGGCACTCATTGCCAATGGTGGTGCCAAGCTCTCCCGCACCGAAGAAAAGCTCGTCGAGATGCAGAACGGCTGCATTTGTTGCACTTTGCGGGAGGACTTGCTCAAAGAGGTCGCCAAGCTCGCGAAGGCGCGCAAGTTCGACTACTTGCTCATCGAATCAACCGGCATCAGCGAGCCTCTGCCTGTGGCGGAGACGTTCACCTTCACGGACACTGACGGCAAAACCCTCAGTAAGATCGCCCGCCTCGACACCATGGTCACCGTGGTCGATGCGAAGAACTTCCTGCGCGATTTTAAGCAGTCCGACTCGCTGAAGAAGCGTCGCGCAGCCCTCAACGCCGATGACGAGCGCACTGTGACGGATCTCCTTATCGATCAAGTCGAGTTCTGCGACGTCATAGTCATCAACAAGACCGATCTGGTAACCGCCGCAGCACGAAAGTCCCTGCGCGCGATCCTGGCCAAGCTCAACCCCCGCGCCCGGATCGTCGAGTCGGAACAGGGTCAAGTTCCTCTTCAGGAGGTGCTCGACACCAAGCGGTTCGATTTTGGCGCTGCTCAGCAGGCGCCAGGTTGGATGAAGGTCATGCGCGGCGAGGAACAGCCTGAGACTGAAGAATACGGCATTGGCAGCTTCGTCTATCGCGCGCGGCGACCTTTTCATCCCCGTCGATTTTGGAAGTTCATTCACCAAACCTGGCCCGGCCTGCTGCGCAGCAAAGGTCACTTCTGGCTAGCGACGCGAATGGACCAAGCTGGGCTATGGCAACAGGCCGGCGGCACCGGTGTTCATCAATGCGCGGGATTCTGGTGGGCCGCGGTGCACAAGAAATACTGGCCGACCGACAAAGTCTCGCTCGCCGAAATCAAGCGATTCTCCGTAAAGCCGCACGGCGATCGCCGCCAGGAACTGGTCTTTATCGGCCAGCAACTCGAGGAGAAGCGGATGCGCTCCGCCCTCGACACCTGTCTGCTTACCGACTCGGAAATGGAACGTGGCACGGCCTCCTGGGACAAGTTTCCTGACCCGTTCCCCCAATGGAAACAACTCGAGCCCGTGAACGAGAAAAAGACCGAGAGCAATTCCTGA
- a CDS encoding choice-of-anchor M domain-containing protein, whose product MAAFRALCVAWLLCLLGAGRGHGFYHLDLEVNYDPAAGWSFSIYDLNYGRLKLEENPVLVPYWSLVKIPAVSDPHSLYGAAGGHVWLIPESPVLGLPFLGFSAEGISRGIFVNNSIQLRLLAVEGPGHMATYSTDPFGRVTPAWNTRDGLGSNDVQILSVGPGTHRHVNWLFSHPGRYAVQFEAKGSLRSGQVAEVKSTGWIWFDVQPPPGPRFELISASTDHPAAIVVETTPGLPLRIETSVNGFEWNLLSEVTPVQPRVPIASIDRTPPMTLFRAAILVP is encoded by the coding sequence ATGGCTGCGTTTCGTGCTCTATGCGTTGCTTGGTTGCTCTGCCTGTTGGGAGCCGGACGCGGCCATGGGTTCTATCACCTCGATTTGGAGGTGAACTATGACCCAGCCGCGGGATGGAGCTTTTCCATCTACGATCTCAATTACGGACGCCTCAAACTCGAAGAGAATCCGGTTTTGGTGCCCTACTGGAGCTTGGTCAAGATCCCGGCGGTTTCCGATCCGCACTCGCTGTATGGGGCCGCGGGTGGTCACGTTTGGCTGATTCCCGAGTCGCCCGTGTTGGGCCTGCCGTTTCTTGGTTTTTCGGCGGAGGGCATCTCCCGGGGAATCTTCGTCAACAATTCCATCCAACTGCGATTGCTGGCGGTCGAGGGCCCAGGCCACATGGCCACCTACTCAACGGATCCGTTTGGTCGGGTGACTCCGGCTTGGAACACCCGAGATGGCTTGGGAAGCAATGATGTTCAGATTCTCTCGGTGGGGCCGGGAACGCACCGCCACGTCAATTGGCTCTTCAGTCATCCCGGCAGATATGCGGTGCAGTTTGAGGCGAAGGGCTCCTTGCGTTCAGGCCAAGTCGCGGAGGTGAAGAGCACAGGTTGGATATGGTTCGATGTTCAACCTCCCCCGGGCCCGCGCTTCGAGTTGATCTCGGCTTCCACGGACCATCCCGCCGCCATTGTTGTGGAAACGACCCCTGGGCTTCCCTTGAGGATTGAAACCAGCGTGAACGGATTCGAGTGGAATCTGCTGAGCGAGGTCACTCCCGTCCAACCACGAGTTCCGATTGCATCGATTGACCGCACCCCTCCTATGACCCTGTTCCGAGCCGCCATCCTAGTCCCGTAG